The Symphalangus syndactylus isolate Jambi chromosome 6, NHGRI_mSymSyn1-v2.1_pri, whole genome shotgun sequence genome contains the following window.
CTAGGTCTTCTTTGTAGTTGAGATGGTTCCATTTAAACAGGAGTGTCCAGAAACACTCACCATAATGCAAAGGGACATTTTATTCACACCTAAATGTAGTTAATATTCTGTACTTTGTTACATATTGGAGTGTCTGAAAGACAGGCACTGTGATTCATTTATCTCTATAGCTTCAACACTGAGCACAGCTTACAGCACACAGCAAGTGCTcgtaacatttgttgaatggaaTGGCCTTACATTGTCCTCGATGTATGATTAAAATGTAATGGGTAATGCACATTTCTATACCTCCATTGACAGTTCAAGGTAAGGGTGGGGTAATGAGTGAAGAGCAGACATGACCCACTCGAGGTGGGAATGAAAATGCCAATCAGAGAAACCAGCAGCAGTCGGAAGCAGGTGGCCCAAACCCCAGCTGCTATAGTCAAGAGGCCACTTGATGTTGGGAGCCAAGAAGGACTTTGAATAATGGGACTTCTTCCAGGTAACCGTCGATTTGaaagatatgtatatatttctaatgACAATGGCTAACACATATTGGCTGCCTCCTATATGCCTGATACAATCttaatatgttgtatatattatttcatttaattaattctTCCTTTGGGCCACAGTTATTAATGAGAGACATCATTGAAGAGAAGCATAGTCTGTTTCCATTGTACTAGAGTTGCATTTTTATGTGCTGGTTCAGTGGCAAACGAGGACAGAAGGGGCCAAAGCAATGTAAATACAATTGAGTATTGTAAGCACAGCTGATGAAGTCAGTAAAACTGAGCAATTGCCGATGAAAGACTGAAAATGCACTGCAAATAGTTTCAGTTCTCAAATAAAAACATGACCAGATCAGTGAACAACAAAGAATGTGGACAAAAGAATGAAGGAGCCAGAAAAACTGATTCCCTCTCTGCCACTTTTGGTTCAGAATTCCATTGATAATTCTGGTGAGGAAGCACTTAGATCTCAGGGATCCTGTGCAGTATATCTGGTCCTGCAGACCCTTGAGAACAGGCATGTGGTTGTTCACTTTTGATGCCCCAGAGCCTAGCATAGTGCTTGGCAAATAGTGCAAACTCAACATTCTTTAAAGACCTGAACTCTGGCCTATCATAGGGTGAAAAGAAGCTTGAGGAAATTTACCAACCTCTTGACCAAGTTTCCATAGACAATGCCTCTTTCCGTTCCTCTCTGTTAGAGATCTCAGTGGTGGAAGCACCATCATCCCAAGGAGACTTAGGGTAAGTAACTACTCTTCAGTTCTCTCCTTTAATATCTGAATATAACCTTTTCCCTATCCCTGTACCTGCCCCTCACATCTGGCCCAAGATCTTGGTCTGCAGAAAGCAGGCAGATATCAACAGGCCATTGAACAAAGGCCTCTTGTGCTCTGAGTAGGGCTAAATTGTGGGGATGTGGCTTTGAAGGCTGTCATAGAAATTATGTGAGGCTGTGACTGGTGAATGGTGTGAGCTTTCAATTCATTACCAGAAAGAGTATGcactggggccgggtgcagtggcttacacctgtaatcccagcactttgggaggccgaggagggcggatcacaagatcaggaaatggagaccatcctggctaacacggtgaaaccccatctctactaaaaatacaaaaaattagctgggggtggtgccgagcgcctgtagtcccagctactcgggaggccgaggcaggagaatcattagaacctgggaggcaaggttgcagtgagccaagattgcgccactgcactccagcctgggcaacagaggaagactccgtctaaaaaaaaaaaaaaaagagtgtgcatCACTCCCAAGCCATCTGGAATACAAAAGATggtgcaaaacaaacaaacaaacaaacaaaaaagcctccatttaaaaaaaaattttccttcttAGATCTTCTAATTCTATCAAGTTCACCTTGAATGGGGAGGAAAGGGAAAACTTTTCCTATCTATCTAACCCAATTCCtctaatatatataatagaaattgGCTattagactgagtaatttctaaagaaagcgGGGGCTTATTTGGCTTGCAATTCTACACGCTGTACAAGCACAGCACTAGCATCTGCCTCTggtgagacctcaggaagcttttagtcatggtggaaggtcaAGGGGGAGCAAGTGTGTCCAACCCGCTCTCACGTGAACTATTAAAGTGAGAACTCATTACTACAGGCAGGGTGCATTTCACGAGGGATttgcctccatgacccaaacacctcccaccagactccacctccaacattggggaccATATTTCAATCTGAGATTTGATATCTGAAGCACatcatgggattagtgccctcataaaagaggcccagggtcccttgtttgccccttccaccatgagaggCACATAGCAGGCAATATGTATGAGGAACAGGCCTTTACCAGACTCCGAAttggctggcaccttgatcttggatttcccagcatccagaactgtgagcaaaaaattctgttgtttataaattacccagcttaaGATATTTTATTGTAGCAGCCAAAATGGACTATGGCCCTCTGGGTGATGGATGATGATGCAAGCATCTATACAGCATTatataggcagaaaaaaaaagggtgtAGAATTACGGACAGTCTTCACAGAAGAGGTGCCCTTGAgccaagtttaaaaataaatgtccattTTCAATAATCTGATGagaatataaattacaaaatggCAGGTAGAAGGAAGAGCACTTACATGGGCAtggagaaataatagaaaatggcGCATTTGGGGAGCTTGAAGTATTTCTATTTGGCTAGAGTGCATGATCTCCACATGAAGGCACAACAGgagacaagattttttttttttttgagatggagtctcactctgttacccaggctggagtgcagtggcatgatctcggctcactgcaacctctgcctcccggatttaagcaattctcctgcctcagcctcccgagtagctgggattacaggcatgtgccaccatgcccagataattgtttctgtatttttagtagagacagggtttcaccatattggccaggctggtctcgaactcctgacctcaggtgattcaccagcctcggcctcccaaagtgctgggattacaggcgtgagccaccgcacccagccagaagacAAGACTTGAAATATTTAAACAGAGTCTGCCCTACATCTTGGGTAAATCATTTTCCATTTCTGACTTTTAATCAGTTCATTTATATAGCTGGACTAGAGTCCCTGCCCTCCCTAATTCCTAAGGGCTTAGcttcagaatttattttaatttttttagagacaaagtctcactatgttgcccaggctggtctcaaactcctggccttcagtgatcctcccgccttggcctcccaaagcactggggtttctggcatgagccacctggcctgGCAACTTTAGAATTATAAAGGGAGACAATATCAGCCAGATGGTGGAATAGGAGGCTCCgtattttctctcttcctacaGATACATGGAATAAACAGCTACACATGGACCAATTTTCTGTGTGATAAATCTAGAATTATAAACGCGAACAAAATGGGCTGTTAAATATAATCTAGTCCACAGGTTTTTAAACTGTGTTGCCAGGGCTTCCTTGGAGTCTGGGGGTTCAACTGCCCTCAGGATGGGGGCCAAATAGGCTGAGACCCTTGTCTCCAGCTTCAGTCAGAGCAGCTGTGCTTTGCTTTGAGTATTGGCATCTGCGtatgaattaagaaaaaagatgagGTTCTGATTCTAAAAGGCGAAGTTTGAAAAATCACTGGACTGGACCAACCCTCCCactttgtagatgaagaaaattTAGAGGCAGGAAGAGCAAGGAAATGACTTGTGTGGGGTCAAGAATGAGTCAATTAATGGGCTTTAAGAAGAGACTGGACTTCCTATTATTGAAGACACATTTTCatgctcattttcttcttcagatCAATCAAGGTGTCCCCCTCCTTCTTCTTGGAGGAGTCAGGCTCCTGCCAGCCAGATCTTCCACAACACTTAAAAGACAAAGGatcaaagtgaaaaaacaaatgcTAATGCTCCCAACCCTGCTGACCACCTACTGGGCCCAAGAGGTTCAAAGCTTCAAACCGTGGAGGAAAAGCCCAGCCCCCTCCTATCACCTGGGCTCTCTGCAGCTTCTAGGACCACTCTCCAGCTCCCCCTTCCACATGGCTTTCTAGAGCTACTCAGGCCTCCTGACACACTTGGTCCGAAGAGGCTCCCAGAAGGCCTGGCCCCTAAATAGTCCCTGTACCATGATGACTACCTGTGCGCCTGGGGTTAACTGTGGTGGATAACTGTTCCATCTGTTCAAAATATGTTTACAAGGTATAGGCAGAGAAAAGGATTGGCAAGTACACACATTTCAAACTGCTGAAGAATTTTGTGGAAGTGTTCTGTGTGTTTTTAGGCAAACCACTCCAGTTTTCTGGGTCTCAGCTTTCCACTTTTAGAAATGAACAGCTGGAGGAGTTATTTCTAAGGCCCTTATCGGCTGACAAATGCCGCTCAGTCTTGTTGTTTTCTATTCTCTTAAGACATTCTTTGAAGACAGTTTTCCCCTGAGGAAAGTGCTTCAGAGGAGAAAATACACCAGGTACGTGTTCCTAGTGGAACACATGTTTAGGACAGTTAGGAGTGTAAGACATTGTAAAAGATGGAAAGGGAATGAGGACAGAAGACTCACGCTGAGTCTGCAGCAGGGATTTGCTGCTCCTTTTGAAGAATGTAAAGGGCCACTGTGCCAGGAGTTGGGCTCTGAGCCCTGTTGGGAATCCAGGGAGGTCCATGGTGGCTTGATCTGCTGCAGGCTCAAATTCACGCCATGCCTGGCCCCTGGGAATTCTGACACCCTTGGAGTCCAGTAAAATTTGAGTAGGGATGCATTCCAAGATTTAAGTAGCAAAGAGTGCAAAGTGAAAGATAATGAGAGGGTACCACCTGTGCCTTTTGCTTTTGTAATTCCTGCTTTGAACCTTTCCCTtttaatggtaataaaaaaaCGCAGGTAAGTAAGTCACTTTTATGCTGTCATTTCCAAGACCCTCCTCCAGGCAAGACTGATGTATGGTGGGTCCACATACCAAATGGATTGTTTACCCCGTTTCTGACCTGATTAGTCAGTCTTGTGCAATACtggattgttaaatattttgaataccaCTCAAAACTCTAGGACTTTTTACTTGGGGTATTGGAGCAGAGAGACAAAAACCCTCAGGAAGACTTCTTTTCATCAAAATTCaactaagcacctactatgtgtcagcctCTTAGACATGCCTGCAGTCCCCAAACATCAGGTCTGCTAGGTGTGGTGCTGTCCAGAAGGAATTATGATTTCCCAGTATTATCAGATCCAGTAAAGAACTCAGTGAGAATAAAGGCTGGAGAACTAACCGCAACCAAATCCTAGTGCTCCTTAGGCTGCAATAATGCCACCTCCCTATTATCTTCTGGAGGGCAGGAGGTATTgggcaggagggagaatggaGGAGAAGCCCACTTGGGCTTTATTCTAAATAATTATTTGCAATTATCTGAAAGGGAAAGGAATTGCAATAGCAGGGAATCAAATCCTCTTAACCTTTGCTTATCTGGAATTTCCTTCTTTACCTATTTTCTGAGAAGGAGATTACCTCTTCCAtgaagtttttgttttcagattttagaagCGACTTCACTCTCTTTTTTGCTTCTATTGCTATTTGTAAGGTCAGCTACTACAGTCTCATAGCACTTTactatatttatctatttaaaatGTTGTCTTCCCCAACCAGACCCAGATCTTCTCTAAGAAAGGACTGAGTccatttatcttttccttctcGATGCCTAagagtgcctggtacataatgCAACTttgtaaatacttgttaaatgaaaaaatgaatgactaaataagtaaaaatgaatgaataaataaagaattcCTAGACTCTGGCTCTCTGTAGGCATCACTAAATTATGTTGCCTATCTGGCTCCTGGTGGCATTTGTGTTCTAGCCCCTGCTGTAGgtgataattaattaaaattaggaCCAGCTGGAGTGTTAGAAAATCCTGAAATAGCAGTGGCTTAATAAGAATcgaggtttctttctttctcattgaaAGTTTGAAAGAAACAGCCAGGGTTTGCATGGTGTTCCATGGTTTGTTTCTATCTTGCTGTGCATGACCTCCACTGCTAAGGCCATTTATGGCCCAAGATGAttactccagctccagccatcacatctgTATTCCATCctgcagaaaggaagaaagaaggtaaAGAGCACATTATGACTCTTTAAGGACACTGGTTAAAGTTGCACACTCCATTTCTATGTAAATCCCATTGATTGTAACAGGATTAAGTCACGTGATCACCCCTTGCTCAGAGGACGTTGGAAGATATGGTTTTGGTTGTTAATAGCCACCGAAAATGTGGGAGTTATATTACCATTGAAGAATGGTGATTGAAGAACAACACACAATGTCTGCTATAGTAACCActtatggtttttttctttgttttttggcaAGAGAGTGGATGGATGAAACCAATAGTATAGAAAGATCAATATGGTGGCTGGAAGGAATAAGACATTAAACAAAGAAGATACTGGAGTCAAGGAGACCAGTAGGAGGCAGTTTCGCAAAAGTCTAGATAGATGAGATGAAATAGGACAGTAGCAGATAGGTTGGAAGGGTAGATGCAGATTGCTAAAGCAGTTTGGTAGTGAACTAGTCAATGCCGTGTGAATATCGCTGGGGTGAGGAAAAAGAAGGAGTCTAGAATTAGGCTCCCTTTGTGATTGGTGCCCTTGGAAATGGAGCTGTCACTGATTGATTTGGGGAATTTCAGGAAGACCTCAGCAGGTGAGGTAGAGATGAGTACTGAGAGCGCTGATTTTGATTTGGGACCCTTAAAGAGCTGAGCACTGACTGATTCAGGTAACCCCTAGAGATCTAGGTAACCCCTAGAGTTTCCCAGAGTgcacccctagaagaaaactctAGGGATTACTTGGATCAGTCAGTAAGAATGGACAGTTGTCCAGTTGGAATGAGTATAGTGGAGCAGGAAACACAGTTGGAGGGTGAGGGTAggctcatcttcctgtcttctcccCGGTACTGTGGTCATTGCCCTGTTAGAAGGGCCCCCATTGTCCTAGGGGCTACCAACCCGTTCTCAGAAGAGTTTGAAGACAGAAGTGATTTCAAATTCTCACTAATTAAAATGGAGGCTATCAGCATGTGCCTGAagtcctgctgctgctgcagagGAAGTAAGGAGGGGTTCTCAAATCCACAGCCAAGCCTCTAGGCAGCATCCTGACTCCAGGGGGAGGTGCTGGGAAGCTGGGGAGGGGCAGCCACGTGCCAGCTGGCTGTGCCAAGTGAGGGAGCCACATGCCTGGGGTTCTGCcatgtgtttgtttatttggtttggCTGctgtaaaacatacacacacagactcacagcCTTAGGGCCTGTTTGCAGAGCCCATGTTTAATCCTCAACTAAAATCAGGAACAGCAcagggaaaaagaaggaagccaAAATAGCAGAATACAACCAGGTAGCAGagtttgtccattcattcattaatttattcattcactcatttagcaAATTAATACCAGGCACTATGCAAGGCACTAGGGCAATAACGTGAAGACGTTTCCCCAAGGAGCTCCAAGACAGGGTCTGGGAACAGAGACAAGGGAAGAGGTCATTTTAGTACAAAGTGAAAGGTGCATGATACAGATTTACAGCACAGCTCTGATCTGGTCATTTCCTGGCTCAAAATTCGACAGGGGCTCCCCTTATATCTAATCACACCCTTAAACCTTCACCCATGCTCCAAGTTCAGGGGAATTCGAGCAGCTCCACGATCATGCTGCCCCTCACATCTCCTGACCTGCTCACACTCTGTTTCTCCTGCTTGTTAGGGccttctttcttctgttctttgtTGCTTCCCACTCAGCCTTGAAAGTCAGGTGTCATCATCTCCTGGTGACCATCCTCTGGGTCCTCACTACATGCCCTGCAGCCTTTATTGCTGGCACTGCTCAACTGCAACTTTCACCTGCCCATCTCCCCTGTGGCCTGTGAGCAACTCCAGCAGAGATGGAGCTTGTCCACATCTGTATCCTGGCAGCTAATCGATGCCTGGCACAGAAACACTCTTAATAAATGCCTGTCCAATTGAATGGACATAATTTGGTGCCACTATGGATAGCCTCAATGTGCCATAATTAAAATACACTTGGATTCTGGAGTCAAACCCTGAGCTCTGTCACCTCCACCTTATCATTTCcttctctgagcatcagttttctttttcttcagcttAATCTGATAATATTTCTAAGTATGTCTTATATGAAAATGCTTTATTTGGTACTCGttcacctttctttctttaatgTGATAAACATGgagcatttatttattacttttatgaTTATCCTCCTAAGAAAAAGACAAGGCCCTGCTCTGAGGAGTGAAGACACAATCCAGCAGGCAGGAGGGATGGCTAAGTTCAAAGTCTTCAGAAATGCCCCTCATGGACACCCCCAGGGTGCCCATCTCCAGGTTTCCACCAGGTAATATGGCCTTTTAGGTCATTATAAAGATGGATTTGATAATATGAAAGAGTGAAAACATTCTATTCTTCAAGTTTGCTTTCTTGATgtgtaacatttaaatatttagatgtaTGGTGTTTGAGTCTGTAGTTAGCTTGGGCTGTGTTTTAGTTAAGTTttggctgccacaacaaaatatcacagatggagtaatttataaacaatagagatTTAttcctcatggttctggaggctgtgaagttcaagatcaaggtgctgactAATTTGGTTTTTGGTGAGAGCTGTCGCTGTGGCCACATTTTTgcagtgtcctcacatggcaggggGCAGGAGGGGAGTCTCTTTTTATAAAGAGACATCCCCCAACATGAGGgatccatcctcatgacctaattacctcccaaaagccctgcttccaaataccatcatattaGGGGTTAAAGCATAAACATATGACTTCTGGGGAACACAGCTTAGTCTGCAGCAGCCTGCCTTGGTATCCCTGCTCTAGGTGCCACAAATGTTAGTGATGGGCCTTGGATGATGGAAGTGTAGGGGAGTTAGCTTCCCATGGTGGGGATCCCTCGGACCAgtgagaaaagggaaagggaaaaagaaggagCCAAATACATAAATAcccagttaaaagaaaaaactttagacaaattaaacttTACACAGTTTAATTGGGCAAAGAACGATTTGCGAATCGGCCAGCCCCcagaaccagaataggttcagagctACTCCACATGGTCGaatatttatggacagaaaaaggaaagtgacctaGCAAAgccagaagtgaggtacagaaacagctggattggttacagctgggcctttgccttatttgaacctgCTTTGAACAGTCAGCTGCCTGCAGTTGGCTGAGACTCTGGTACTTGTTACAAGAGTAGTTTACAGTCTGTTTACATATAATGTTGGTTTATGGTTCACTATGTATGGAGAAACATTTAGGCCAAACTTATAATATGTATGGAGGCAATTGTAAGCAAACTTAATTCAACaactccttcccttctctccccttcctttctccATTACCCTTAGAGGTGGTTTCTCCTTGCAAATGATCTAGAGGAATTCCAAGTGCTGCAGCTTACCTGCCCAGCAAGCTGCTGTGTCTCAGGGAGGAGACATTGCATATTTTCTTGCCTCATTTCCCTTTTCAACTCATTCTCACCACCCCCTGGGCCTCACCCTCAAGGCCCTGATTTTGCTTCTACTAAATGTCAGCACTTTAACCTTGGGCTTTGCTTTCTAGAGGACTGACAGTGAAGAAACTgcctctgtcacttactagttaTGACTTTGAAGCAGGTTACTTGAcctcttgtgcctcagttttctcctctgtaaaacggTGATAAATGATAATAACTCCCATAGAGAGTTTCTGTGAAGAGAAGACTAAATGAGTTATTAATGTCAATAACTGCCCCATAAATGTTAGGTTTTATAATTCTTCTTTCTTCAAGGATACTGTATTGGTTTGcttggggctgccataacaaaatactacagactgggtggcttaaacaacaggaatttatttttgcataattctggagactagaagtccaaggtaaaggtgtcggcagggttggtttcttctgaggcctcactccttggcttgcagctggcTGTCTTCTCgccatgtcttcacatggtcttttcttGGTGTGTCCTCATCCCTGGTGCCTCTTTTCCTCTTCAAATTTCCTCTTcctgtaaggacaccagtcagattggaatAGAGCCCACCCTGATGGCCTccttttaacttaatcacctcttttcAAGGCCCCATCTTCGAATCCAGTCACATTCTAAAGTACTGgagtttcaacatatgagttttggagggacacCATTATAGCCCAGGACAGACACTGGTTAAGTGCTACCTCTGTGTAGAGTGACCAACTCAACCTCCACCAGGTTTGCCTTGGATTTTCCTGGTTTTAGTACAGAAATTCCGGCATCCCAAGGAATCCCTCAGTCCTGGGTAAGTTAGGAAGATTGGTCAGCCTAGCTCTTCCAGAAGCTTTACTCAAGTCTTTTGCAATATGTAAGGACTAGAGGAAACCCAATGTGTATCTAGAACTCCATCCTTCCCAGTGAACTTTGACAGCCATTAACTTGCTTAATCCTCATTTCAGCCTTGTGAAGTAGGTGGGGAAGGAAACAATATTCCAGTTACATAAAGGAAGAAATAGGCTCAGAAAGATTCATCTTGGCTCCCTtggctctgtttttctttctctgggtTCTTTCATTATTAGGTGCTTCCAAGACCAAGATAACCAGGCAATCATAGTAGATGCATCAATGCACCCTTGCCCAAGGGCCTAGACAAGAGGTAAGTAACCATGATTTATCAGTGAGTGAGTCCTGAAATTTCTCTCGTGCGATttgaattaaagaaattaaacagaCAATCATACCTGTACTACTTGGGTAGCAGTGATAGGTGGGCCACAGCCTGGGCCTTAGAGCAAATGCCCCTGGCTGGAAaactggagggtgggaggggagcagggagagATGCAGGCTGTGTTTGAGGATCTGCTCtgaaaggcagggagggaagcCATTGATTAGTGAGCTTTGTTTGATCTGCTCAAGGATCAAAGGAACAAATACCATGTAGGAAGATAAAAGTTGACCTGGAAACCCTGTGTCCTAGCCTGCTGGGATCCAGTCTGCCTTAGGCCCATGGCTCAGGCTGGAGGACTCTCACAGGAACCACGGGCAAGACTGCAAGCTCACTTCTTCCTCagcctgacccctgacccctcccTTACCCATGGCCTTTAAGAAGAGCTTTCTTTTGTCCCTTGGGCACTCTCTGGGGTAAGGGGTGCTCAAGGTTATAAGGGGGCCCAGAGATCAAGAATTATTTCTAGCCTTTGAAGAACACAGGGAGTCACCAGATGATATGTGATGAATGCTATGATTAAGCTGGGCTTGGAAGACTGAAGGTATACCACTCACTAAGAAATCCCTAAACCTACCCAGTAGGGCACAGAGGAAGGCAGCCCAGCTTATGCCTCAAGGAATAAATTGATAGAGGAGAtggtttctggttttcttttgggaggaaggaaaggaggagcatATGAACAAAGCTAAGGAGGTGATTAACAACATGATACAGTAAGGACCAGCCAATATTAACTGAATTTCTAATCTGTGCCAGGACCTCCATCATTTCATGGAATCCCAATGGCATTCAATGAAGCAGACTTGGGATTCTTCCATTTCATAATGGAATGAGAGAAATGAGGCTCACAAAGGTTGgataacttgcctgaggtcacactgTTGACatatggcagagctgggatgtgaACACAGATCTCCCTACTTGAAAATCTGACTTCTCACCCGTAAAGGTGTGGTTATATCCATGTTTTCAAAAGTTCCCTCTGGTTGCTGGGGGTAGACTGGAGGAGCTAGAAGTGGTGTCTGCGGAACCAGTTAGGACTGTATTGCAATAGTTTCAGGTAGCCGGTATAGTTTCCTAACCCACAAGATCAGGTGTGCAGAAATGAAGCGAATTTTCCACAAACTTGAACCCAAGTCCATTGTTGGCAGATATTTAATCTTAGTTCAGGGATTTCTccacctcttccttctccccatgGTAGCATCTAAGTTCTACATGAGGAAGAGATTGTATAGCATCAAGTCATGGAATGAGAGTTAGAGGTGGAGGCTGGCAAGGGCTATCATCTATTCACACTTTGACATCCAGGGCCTTCTTGGTCACTTTTTCAGTAAGATCATCATGTGGCCTTTTCAGTTTCTAGACAGGGAGGTCTAGACTCTACCATTTCCCCAGCCCATGCTTTGTGGGGAATGCAAAAGGGCTGAATTAGGTCCTAAGCCTAGATGTCTGAAGCAACTACACCTAACCTTCCTGTTCTGTTCCCTGGTAGCTAATGGCAGAATTCTGGAGGTTGCCATCTTTCCAGGCAGAAAATGGGAAGGGGAGCACAGCCTCTCTTTGTCCTCAGATCCTGGAAATAAAGGGGAGAACTATCCCCCACTTCCCACTCTTGGGCTCAGACCAGGCATGCAGGTCACAGAGACCCCTCTCAGGGGTCCAGACAGGTGTTCACTTGATTAATCTTCTGACTATCTGCCTATTCTACCAGATCTTTAAACTTTATGCTTTCTGTAAGTATCCTTTCTAGTCTACTGTTTAGACTAGGATTTTGGCTGTTGACTCAATAATTAATTTGCttgtttctctttgtatttctgttataGCTACCTTTCTCTGAGGCAATGGATGCTCAGGCTTTATGTTCTAGTTTTAATGGAGGAAAGACCATGGATGTGTAGAAATAATAATGGGAACAAAAGCACTGGAGTTAATATTTCAAATTACTATTCTGTTTTACATACAGGCTATCTGAAGATCTGGATCATGACAGTGGCAGTAGGGGAGGCAATGAGGGAGTTGATTAGAGAGAGCTTCAAGGATCAGAATTCAAATGTTTTGGCAAATGGTAAAATCTGGAAGATAAGGAAGAGAGatgttttctgtgtctctttcaGGTATCATTTAGCTTCACATGAATTTTATCACCTTGCCTAGCATCAGTCACCATCTGCCAGGGTAAGCTGTGGCTGGTCCATGTCATATAGAACCAAATCAAGGGTATCAAATTATTG
Protein-coding sequences here:
- the LOC129483896 gene encoding uncharacterized protein — its product is MNLLRVEACLSLILVSVGFIPVPGTVALEMEGIEGEQILKHSLHLSLLPSHPPVFQPGAFALRPRLWPTYHCYPSSTGRGNLKRKRGTRDEDTPRKDHVKTWREDSQLQAKE